Proteins found in one Miscanthus floridulus cultivar M001 chromosome 4, ASM1932011v1, whole genome shotgun sequence genomic segment:
- the LOC136550306 gene encoding protein TIME FOR COFFEE-like isoform X2 — protein MDRIRDGRRGGVSVGGGPPPPRRRLRSNGGGGGGGGPRDSPRSERRRGERLMLNGGGGGASRDDGDDTSDESLADDDDDAEEELAPRYQQQRRSPSTAPPPPSPPQPTGGHHHSSSSSGGGGGGYHNHHHGQQHQMQRKGGGSNPKCPIVVKAVDEMIGVPVPRKARSASTKRSSHEWPVPGGGTSGGSAGAGDGSQIQRPSSRPISPASASTTAPARKKLKPLGGGSSGGPGPAPKQRPSPSPAPSTTPPQLPPPKISKSPSFIQEEIEVAEVLFGLTRQFPCLPPKQESNHKLEPRDAPEAKSGNSSPAPSSSGARPSDSTSLSTIAPKRKRPRLVKYDEDSRPASPAKPELAEPSSKPEPPPVARSEAKTATSVAAESGTSTAPAAAAQHETSREPEKTEDRGRNRDSELRPSESDRRDHRLESQAEPPAPSVKPDAEAKPVGSEARNGEATATTKIELASDGARQDKKFSIDLMAPPPGKLSDDIDGSSDPDADKKGLDSEMDMFGRGNSEKKDGERTRRGLDIDLEDQKVQRIPADEFVPKKLTLQLDLEKPSLRDEKSPSERRQPQPQPQQLQQQKPSKAEIKHEKSAMPAVTPPMPIPVGGWLGNFPPFGYLSPVPGLSAAGLHHPMDVKPGSSSGLQHAALLPPPTRSKRCATHCYIAQFIQHQQRVAKMNSFWPPAAAAAAAAAAANRSGPFFGARPFGMGVVPPTDAASMLVNPMQGSYPVRAHTPMQEAKAPMATSPFQGSLSKDKALGNAAGAESSQRKQPPAHETQQSTPMPNMLQAPAFIFPFNQQHAMVAAANAANRAGDAKSSGASNAMPPSASAHTLAANSGAVAMNLSFANLQPADAQFLAILQNGYPFQVAAHPGGPPYRGMAPPGPAVPFFNGHVYSSPMLHPSQQQGAQPQSHQKTQMPNLPSSSQKHQPQQSQGLLGYAPNANAAAAAASNLQNYSSGNQRPVLLPGLMHRQESDKTGQDGPSSDDKPSHSQKSGYEHNFAVPVHLPNFAMMTAAQPAGSQSEKKSSDHHHHQQQQQPHVSRGQGVRIDLASSQPFVMPFGSIGPPGSTPTGLDFSALAQNHAVFQSHQEAARHGYPQLNFAAAQSMQSMQHKPQHGETKSVAGDSSSTLIAGDSERKKSTSTKYPGDSQQHSLSFTRTESKNYVPPFLSGSTNESSSRTLSLIGTESSNAFMGSKPTNSTTPASTPAAASSSISQQQQQHQHFLQMQVQHKHQQHQHHHMNRPRSAAPSTQNSTGRYPDGLSMASFQNMMYPSSAAQGGVQSPQLKASSGRGTPSSTATTPPAAPPPNLIVMKNSSLHQQQAKVPMQALSTPGHQPQSSLSMNSSKMGPSVTNLSTGGGDLSRSSNAPVASGSPSNSVSKSTGGSPPATGNAKGVQQPVQLPSPQQQSSKNPASTSGTKSTTNHFSMAMPSILGQQPNASPGSNPGSKQQSHMPPSSMKQPPFQQGHFFISNTYAPQAPGAGGAAALGLYQKRPGDKTQQQAPHQQNTLSAAAGNNMKALHPSSGGFMHLAAATQSAGGGPHTHMSAAQLTFGTMPMPLKPSSDQKPAAGK, from the exons ATGGACAGGATCCGGGACGGCAGGAGGGGCGGCGTGTCCGTCGGAGGCGGGCCGCCGCCTCCGAGGAGGCGCCTCAGgagcaacggcggaggcggcggaggcgggggCCCCAGGGACTCGCCGCGCTCcgagcggcggcgcggcgagcgccTCATGCTTAACGGCGGGGGCGGTGGCGCCAGCCGGGACGACGGCGACGACACCTCCGACGAGAGCctcgccgacgacgacgacgacgcggagGAGGAGCTCGCGCCGCGGTACCAGCAGCAGCGGCGGTCACCGagcacggcgccgccgccgccctcgccgccGCAGCCCACCGGTGGCCACCACCACAGCAgtagtagcagcggcggcggcggtggaggttaCCACAACCACCACCACGGACAGCAGCACCAGATGCAGCGGAAGGGCGGCGGCTCCAATCCGAAGTGCCCCATCGTGGTCAAGGCCGTAGACGAAATGATTGGCGTGCCTGTCCCGCGGAAAGCCCGCTCCG CTTCAACGAAACGCTCTTCCCACGAGTGGCCTGTCCCCGGCGGTGGAACCAGTGGAGGCAGCGCCGGCGCAGGAGACGGCTCGCAGATCCAACGGCCTTCGTCACGGCCGATCTCTCCGGCGTCGGCCTCAACTACCGCCCCTGCTCGGAAGAAGCTT AAACCACTTGGCGGTGGGAGCAGCGGTGGTCCGGGGCCAGCGCCGAAGCAGCGACCGTCGCCGTCCCCAGCGCCTTCAACAACCCCGCCACAACTGCCGCCGCCGAAGATTTCGAAGTCGCCATCTTTCATCCAAGAGGAGATCGAGGTTGCCGAGGTGCTGTTCGGGCTCACCAGGCAGTTCCCGTGCCTTCCCCCCAAGCAGGAGAGCAACCACAAGCTCGAGCCCAGAGATGCGCCAGAGGCCAAGTCCGGGAACTCTTCGCCAGCCCCCTCGTCTTCTGGCGCCCGACCGTCAGATTCCACCTCCCTTTCCACTATAG CGCCAAAGAGGAAGAGGCCACGGCTGGTAAAGTACGACGAAGATAGCCGCCCGGCGAGCCCAGCGAAGCCAGAGTTGGCGGAGCCGTCCTCAAAGCCGGAGCCACCTCCTGTGGCTAGATCAGAAGCAAAGACGGCAACGTCGGTAGCAGCAGAAAGTGGCACCAGCACCGCCCCTGCGGCTGCTGCCCAACATGAGACTTCACGAGAGCCAGAGAAGACGGAGGATCGTGGTAGAAACAGAGACTCGGAGCTACGGCCAAGCGAATCAGATCGGCGAGATCACAGGCTGGAGAGCCAAGCCGAGCCGCCGGCGCCTTCAGTCAAGCCGGATGCTGAAGCAAAGCCGGTGGGTTCCGAGGCGAGGAACGGCGAAGCTACTGCCACGACAAAGAT TGAGCTGGCATCGGATGGCGCTCGGCAGGACAAGAAGTTCTCCATTGATCTCATG GCTCCCCCTCCTGGGAAGCTATCTGATGATATAGATGGCTCCTCCGACCCAGATGCAGATAAGAAGGGATTGGATTCTGAGATGGACATG TTTGGGAGAGGAAATTCGGAAAAGAAGGATGGTGAAAGGACTCGGAGAGGGCTGGATATTGATTTGGAGGACCAGAAGGTCCAAAGAATTCCAGCCGATGAGTTCGTGCCCAAAAAGCTCACGCTGCAGTTGGATTTGGAGAAGCCCAGTCTTCGTGATGAAAAATCACCATCAGAGCGAcggcagccgcagcctcagccACAACAATTGCAGCAGCAGAAGCCCTCAAAGGCTGAGATAAAGCACGAGAAATCAG CTATGCCTGCTGTTACACCTCCTATGCCTATACCTGTTGGAGGCTGGCTTGGGAATTTCCCACCGTTTGG TTACCTTAGTCCAGTCCCAGGCCTATCAGCAGCTGGTCTTCATCATCCCATGGACGTGAAGCCAGGGTCTTCTAGTGGATTACAG CATGCTGCATTGCTTCCACCGCCTACGCGCTCAAAGAGATGTGCTACACATTGCTACATTGCACAATTTATCCAGCACCAGCAGCGAGTTGCAAAGATGAACTCTTTCTGGCCGCCAGCGGCTGCagcggcagccgccgccgccgccgccaatagATCGGGGCCATTCTTTGGTGCAAGGCCATTCGGCATGGGTGTTGTGCCACCGACGGATGCCGCCTCTATGCTTGTGAACCCAATGCAGGGAAGCTACCCTGTTAGGGCCCACACCCCAATGCAAGAAGCAAAGGCTCCTATGGCTACATCACCATTTCAGGGGAGTCTCTCGAAGGATAAAGCACTAGGCAATGCTGCTGGTGCTGAATCAAGCCAGAGGAAACAACCACCTGCTCATGAAACACAGCAGTCCACTCCCATGCCAAACATGCTG CAAGCCCCGGCATTTATCTTTCCGTTCAATCAGCAACATGCTATGGTGGCAGCTGCAAATGCTGCCAATCGAGCAGGGGATGCAAAATCATCTGGAGCCAGCAATGCAATGCCGCCATCTGCCAGCGCTCACACTTTGGCAGCAAACTCTGGTGCTGTGGCCATGAACTTGAGCTTTGCCAACTTGCAACCGGCTGATGCCCAGTTCTTGGCAATCTTACAGAATGGATACCCGTTCCAGGTTGCTGCCCATCCTGGAGGGCCTCCATATCGAGGCATGGCACCACCAGGCCcagctgttccattcttcaatgGGCATGTGTACTCCTCTCCTATGCTGCACCCATCACAGCAGCAAGGCGCGCAACCACAAAGTCATCAGAAGACCCAAATGCCAAACTTGCCCAGTTCATCACAGAAGCATCAGCCACAACAGTCCCAAGGGCTATTGGGATATGCACCAAATGCtaatgcagcagcagctgctgctagtAATTTGCAGAATTATTCAAGTGGCAATCAGCGCCCTGTCCTGCTACCTGGCCTTATGCACCGACAGGAGAGCGACAAAACTGGACAAGATGGTCCGTCGAGTGATGACAAGCCATCTCACTCTCAGAAGAGCGGGTATGAACACAATTTTGCTGTTCCAGTCCATCTACCGAATTTTGCAATGATGACAGCTGCTCAACCTGCTGGCAGTCAGAGTGAGAAGAAGTCAAgtgatcaccatcaccaccagcagcagcagcagccacatgTCAGTCGAGGCCAGGGTGTGAGGATTGATCTTGCGTCTTCTCAACCTTTTGTGATGCCCTTTGGCTCCATTGGTCCTCCTGGATCAACCCCAACTGGTCTCGACTTTTCAGCATTGGCGCAGAACCATGCAGTTTTCCagagccatcaagaagcagcacggCATGGTTATCCTCAACTTAATTTTGCTGCAGCTCAATCTATGCAATCCATGCAGCACAAGCCCCAGCATGGAGAAACAAAATCTGTTGCTGGGGATTCATCGTCAACACTCATTGCTGGAGACAGTGAGAGAAAGAAATCAACTTCTACAAAGTATCCCGGTGATTCACAGCAGCATTCGCTGTCCTTCACCAGGACTGAGAGCAAGAATTATGTGCCTCCTTTCCTTAGTGGCAGTACAAATGAAAGTTCGTCCCGCACCCTGAGCCTTATTGGAACAGAATCTTCAAATGCATTTATGGGAAGCAAACCCACAAATTCCACCACCCCTGCCTCTACACCAGCTGCAGCTTCATCCAGCATttctcagcagcagcagcagcaccagcattTCCTTCAGATGCAAGTGCAACATAAGCATCAGCAGCATCAGCACCACCATATGAATCGGCCCAGATCTGCTGCACCAAGTACACAAAATAGTACAGGTCGGTACCCGGACGGTCTGAGCATGGCAAGTTTTCAGAATATGATGTACCCATCAAGTGCTGCCCAAGGGGGAGTTCAATCCCCCCAGTTGAAGGCATCCTCAGGGAGGGGGACACCTTCATCTACTGCTACGACCCCCCCTGCTGCTCCACCCCCTAATTTGATTGTGATGAAGAACAGTAGTCTCCACCAGCAACAAGCAAAAGTTCCTATGCAGGCTCTTTCTACTCCCGGTCACCAACCCCAGAGTTCTTTAAGCATGAATTCATCAAAGATGGGGCCTTCTGTAACTAACCTTTCTACTGGAGGAGGGGATCTATCTCGATCTTCGAATGCCCCTGTTGCTTCTGGTTCACCATCCAATTCGGTGTCCAAAAGTACTGGTGGCAGCCCACCTGCCACGGGAAATGCAAAGGGTGTTCAGCAGCCTGTCCAGTTGCCATCACCGCAGCAGCAGTCATCCAAGAACCCTGCATCGACGTCTGGCACCAAGTCTACTACGAATCATTTCAGTATGGCTATGCCATCTATCCTTGGCCAACAGCCTAATGCATCACCTGGTTCTAATCCGGGGAGCAAGCAGCAGTCACATATGCCACCATCATCAATGAAACAGCCGCCGTTCCAGCAAGGCCATttcttcatatccaacacttatGCTCCTCAGGCTCCAGGAGCCGGTGGTGCTGCTGCCCTAGGCCTCTACCAGAAGCGACCAGGCGACAAGACGCAGCAGCAGGCACCACACCAGCAGAACACCTTGTCAG CTGCCGCCGGCAATAACATGAAAGCGCTTCATCCTTCATCCGGTGGATTTATGCATCTTGCAGCGGCAACCCAGTCTGCAGGTGGCGGGCCACACACCCACATGTCCGCGGCACAATTGACTTTCGGGACAATGCCAATGCCTTTAAAACCCTCAAGTGACCAGAAGCCTGCTGCTG GAAAATAA
- the LOC136550306 gene encoding protein TIME FOR COFFEE-like isoform X1 translates to MDRIRDGRRGGVSVGGGPPPPRRRLRSNGGGGGGGGPRDSPRSERRRGERLMLNGGGGGASRDDGDDTSDESLADDDDDAEEELAPRYQQQRRSPSTAPPPPSPPQPTGGHHHSSSSSGGGGGGYHNHHHGQQHQMQRKGGGSNPKCPIVVKAVDEMIGVPVPRKARSASTKRSSHEWPVPGGGTSGGSAGAGDGSQIQRPSSRPISPASASTTAPARKKLKPLGGGSSGGPGPAPKQRPSPSPAPSTTPPQLPPPKISKSPSFIQEEIEVAEVLFGLTRQFPCLPPKQESNHKLEPRDAPEAKSGNSSPAPSSSGARPSDSTSLSTIAPKRKRPRLVKYDEDSRPASPAKPELAEPSSKPEPPPVARSEAKTATSVAAESGTSTAPAAAAQHETSREPEKTEDRGRNRDSELRPSESDRRDHRLESQAEPPAPSVKPDAEAKPVGSEARNGEATATTKIELASDGARQDKKFSIDLMAPPPGKLSDDIDGSSDPDADKKGLDSEMDMFGRGNSEKKDGERTRRGLDIDLEDQKVQRIPADEFVPKKLTLQLDLEKPSLRDEKSPSERRQPQPQPQQLQQQKPSKAEIKHEKSAMPAVTPPMPIPVGGWLGNFPPFGYLSPVPGLSAAGLHHPMDVKPGSSSGLQHAALLPPPTRSKRCATHCYIAQFIQHQQRVAKMNSFWPPAAAAAAAAAAANRSGPFFGARPFGMGVVPPTDAASMLVNPMQGSYPVRAHTPMQEAKAPMATSPFQGSLSKDKALGNAAGAESSQRKQPPAHETQQSTPMPNMLQQAPAFIFPFNQQHAMVAAANAANRAGDAKSSGASNAMPPSASAHTLAANSGAVAMNLSFANLQPADAQFLAILQNGYPFQVAAHPGGPPYRGMAPPGPAVPFFNGHVYSSPMLHPSQQQGAQPQSHQKTQMPNLPSSSQKHQPQQSQGLLGYAPNANAAAAAASNLQNYSSGNQRPVLLPGLMHRQESDKTGQDGPSSDDKPSHSQKSGYEHNFAVPVHLPNFAMMTAAQPAGSQSEKKSSDHHHHQQQQQPHVSRGQGVRIDLASSQPFVMPFGSIGPPGSTPTGLDFSALAQNHAVFQSHQEAARHGYPQLNFAAAQSMQSMQHKPQHGETKSVAGDSSSTLIAGDSERKKSTSTKYPGDSQQHSLSFTRTESKNYVPPFLSGSTNESSSRTLSLIGTESSNAFMGSKPTNSTTPASTPAAASSSISQQQQQHQHFLQMQVQHKHQQHQHHHMNRPRSAAPSTQNSTGRYPDGLSMASFQNMMYPSSAAQGGVQSPQLKASSGRGTPSSTATTPPAAPPPNLIVMKNSSLHQQQAKVPMQALSTPGHQPQSSLSMNSSKMGPSVTNLSTGGGDLSRSSNAPVASGSPSNSVSKSTGGSPPATGNAKGVQQPVQLPSPQQQSSKNPASTSGTKSTTNHFSMAMPSILGQQPNASPGSNPGSKQQSHMPPSSMKQPPFQQGHFFISNTYAPQAPGAGGAAALGLYQKRPGDKTQQQAPHQQNTLSAAAGNNMKALHPSSGGFMHLAAATQSAGGGPHTHMSAAQLTFGTMPMPLKPSSDQKPAAGK, encoded by the exons ATGGACAGGATCCGGGACGGCAGGAGGGGCGGCGTGTCCGTCGGAGGCGGGCCGCCGCCTCCGAGGAGGCGCCTCAGgagcaacggcggaggcggcggaggcgggggCCCCAGGGACTCGCCGCGCTCcgagcggcggcgcggcgagcgccTCATGCTTAACGGCGGGGGCGGTGGCGCCAGCCGGGACGACGGCGACGACACCTCCGACGAGAGCctcgccgacgacgacgacgacgcggagGAGGAGCTCGCGCCGCGGTACCAGCAGCAGCGGCGGTCACCGagcacggcgccgccgccgccctcgccgccGCAGCCCACCGGTGGCCACCACCACAGCAgtagtagcagcggcggcggcggtggaggttaCCACAACCACCACCACGGACAGCAGCACCAGATGCAGCGGAAGGGCGGCGGCTCCAATCCGAAGTGCCCCATCGTGGTCAAGGCCGTAGACGAAATGATTGGCGTGCCTGTCCCGCGGAAAGCCCGCTCCG CTTCAACGAAACGCTCTTCCCACGAGTGGCCTGTCCCCGGCGGTGGAACCAGTGGAGGCAGCGCCGGCGCAGGAGACGGCTCGCAGATCCAACGGCCTTCGTCACGGCCGATCTCTCCGGCGTCGGCCTCAACTACCGCCCCTGCTCGGAAGAAGCTT AAACCACTTGGCGGTGGGAGCAGCGGTGGTCCGGGGCCAGCGCCGAAGCAGCGACCGTCGCCGTCCCCAGCGCCTTCAACAACCCCGCCACAACTGCCGCCGCCGAAGATTTCGAAGTCGCCATCTTTCATCCAAGAGGAGATCGAGGTTGCCGAGGTGCTGTTCGGGCTCACCAGGCAGTTCCCGTGCCTTCCCCCCAAGCAGGAGAGCAACCACAAGCTCGAGCCCAGAGATGCGCCAGAGGCCAAGTCCGGGAACTCTTCGCCAGCCCCCTCGTCTTCTGGCGCCCGACCGTCAGATTCCACCTCCCTTTCCACTATAG CGCCAAAGAGGAAGAGGCCACGGCTGGTAAAGTACGACGAAGATAGCCGCCCGGCGAGCCCAGCGAAGCCAGAGTTGGCGGAGCCGTCCTCAAAGCCGGAGCCACCTCCTGTGGCTAGATCAGAAGCAAAGACGGCAACGTCGGTAGCAGCAGAAAGTGGCACCAGCACCGCCCCTGCGGCTGCTGCCCAACATGAGACTTCACGAGAGCCAGAGAAGACGGAGGATCGTGGTAGAAACAGAGACTCGGAGCTACGGCCAAGCGAATCAGATCGGCGAGATCACAGGCTGGAGAGCCAAGCCGAGCCGCCGGCGCCTTCAGTCAAGCCGGATGCTGAAGCAAAGCCGGTGGGTTCCGAGGCGAGGAACGGCGAAGCTACTGCCACGACAAAGAT TGAGCTGGCATCGGATGGCGCTCGGCAGGACAAGAAGTTCTCCATTGATCTCATG GCTCCCCCTCCTGGGAAGCTATCTGATGATATAGATGGCTCCTCCGACCCAGATGCAGATAAGAAGGGATTGGATTCTGAGATGGACATG TTTGGGAGAGGAAATTCGGAAAAGAAGGATGGTGAAAGGACTCGGAGAGGGCTGGATATTGATTTGGAGGACCAGAAGGTCCAAAGAATTCCAGCCGATGAGTTCGTGCCCAAAAAGCTCACGCTGCAGTTGGATTTGGAGAAGCCCAGTCTTCGTGATGAAAAATCACCATCAGAGCGAcggcagccgcagcctcagccACAACAATTGCAGCAGCAGAAGCCCTCAAAGGCTGAGATAAAGCACGAGAAATCAG CTATGCCTGCTGTTACACCTCCTATGCCTATACCTGTTGGAGGCTGGCTTGGGAATTTCCCACCGTTTGG TTACCTTAGTCCAGTCCCAGGCCTATCAGCAGCTGGTCTTCATCATCCCATGGACGTGAAGCCAGGGTCTTCTAGTGGATTACAG CATGCTGCATTGCTTCCACCGCCTACGCGCTCAAAGAGATGTGCTACACATTGCTACATTGCACAATTTATCCAGCACCAGCAGCGAGTTGCAAAGATGAACTCTTTCTGGCCGCCAGCGGCTGCagcggcagccgccgccgccgccgccaatagATCGGGGCCATTCTTTGGTGCAAGGCCATTCGGCATGGGTGTTGTGCCACCGACGGATGCCGCCTCTATGCTTGTGAACCCAATGCAGGGAAGCTACCCTGTTAGGGCCCACACCCCAATGCAAGAAGCAAAGGCTCCTATGGCTACATCACCATTTCAGGGGAGTCTCTCGAAGGATAAAGCACTAGGCAATGCTGCTGGTGCTGAATCAAGCCAGAGGAAACAACCACCTGCTCATGAAACACAGCAGTCCACTCCCATGCCAAACATGCTG CAGCAAGCCCCGGCATTTATCTTTCCGTTCAATCAGCAACATGCTATGGTGGCAGCTGCAAATGCTGCCAATCGAGCAGGGGATGCAAAATCATCTGGAGCCAGCAATGCAATGCCGCCATCTGCCAGCGCTCACACTTTGGCAGCAAACTCTGGTGCTGTGGCCATGAACTTGAGCTTTGCCAACTTGCAACCGGCTGATGCCCAGTTCTTGGCAATCTTACAGAATGGATACCCGTTCCAGGTTGCTGCCCATCCTGGAGGGCCTCCATATCGAGGCATGGCACCACCAGGCCcagctgttccattcttcaatgGGCATGTGTACTCCTCTCCTATGCTGCACCCATCACAGCAGCAAGGCGCGCAACCACAAAGTCATCAGAAGACCCAAATGCCAAACTTGCCCAGTTCATCACAGAAGCATCAGCCACAACAGTCCCAAGGGCTATTGGGATATGCACCAAATGCtaatgcagcagcagctgctgctagtAATTTGCAGAATTATTCAAGTGGCAATCAGCGCCCTGTCCTGCTACCTGGCCTTATGCACCGACAGGAGAGCGACAAAACTGGACAAGATGGTCCGTCGAGTGATGACAAGCCATCTCACTCTCAGAAGAGCGGGTATGAACACAATTTTGCTGTTCCAGTCCATCTACCGAATTTTGCAATGATGACAGCTGCTCAACCTGCTGGCAGTCAGAGTGAGAAGAAGTCAAgtgatcaccatcaccaccagcagcagcagcagccacatgTCAGTCGAGGCCAGGGTGTGAGGATTGATCTTGCGTCTTCTCAACCTTTTGTGATGCCCTTTGGCTCCATTGGTCCTCCTGGATCAACCCCAACTGGTCTCGACTTTTCAGCATTGGCGCAGAACCATGCAGTTTTCCagagccatcaagaagcagcacggCATGGTTATCCTCAACTTAATTTTGCTGCAGCTCAATCTATGCAATCCATGCAGCACAAGCCCCAGCATGGAGAAACAAAATCTGTTGCTGGGGATTCATCGTCAACACTCATTGCTGGAGACAGTGAGAGAAAGAAATCAACTTCTACAAAGTATCCCGGTGATTCACAGCAGCATTCGCTGTCCTTCACCAGGACTGAGAGCAAGAATTATGTGCCTCCTTTCCTTAGTGGCAGTACAAATGAAAGTTCGTCCCGCACCCTGAGCCTTATTGGAACAGAATCTTCAAATGCATTTATGGGAAGCAAACCCACAAATTCCACCACCCCTGCCTCTACACCAGCTGCAGCTTCATCCAGCATttctcagcagcagcagcagcaccagcattTCCTTCAGATGCAAGTGCAACATAAGCATCAGCAGCATCAGCACCACCATATGAATCGGCCCAGATCTGCTGCACCAAGTACACAAAATAGTACAGGTCGGTACCCGGACGGTCTGAGCATGGCAAGTTTTCAGAATATGATGTACCCATCAAGTGCTGCCCAAGGGGGAGTTCAATCCCCCCAGTTGAAGGCATCCTCAGGGAGGGGGACACCTTCATCTACTGCTACGACCCCCCCTGCTGCTCCACCCCCTAATTTGATTGTGATGAAGAACAGTAGTCTCCACCAGCAACAAGCAAAAGTTCCTATGCAGGCTCTTTCTACTCCCGGTCACCAACCCCAGAGTTCTTTAAGCATGAATTCATCAAAGATGGGGCCTTCTGTAACTAACCTTTCTACTGGAGGAGGGGATCTATCTCGATCTTCGAATGCCCCTGTTGCTTCTGGTTCACCATCCAATTCGGTGTCCAAAAGTACTGGTGGCAGCCCACCTGCCACGGGAAATGCAAAGGGTGTTCAGCAGCCTGTCCAGTTGCCATCACCGCAGCAGCAGTCATCCAAGAACCCTGCATCGACGTCTGGCACCAAGTCTACTACGAATCATTTCAGTATGGCTATGCCATCTATCCTTGGCCAACAGCCTAATGCATCACCTGGTTCTAATCCGGGGAGCAAGCAGCAGTCACATATGCCACCATCATCAATGAAACAGCCGCCGTTCCAGCAAGGCCATttcttcatatccaacacttatGCTCCTCAGGCTCCAGGAGCCGGTGGTGCTGCTGCCCTAGGCCTCTACCAGAAGCGACCAGGCGACAAGACGCAGCAGCAGGCACCACACCAGCAGAACACCTTGTCAG CTGCCGCCGGCAATAACATGAAAGCGCTTCATCCTTCATCCGGTGGATTTATGCATCTTGCAGCGGCAACCCAGTCTGCAGGTGGCGGGCCACACACCCACATGTCCGCGGCACAATTGACTTTCGGGACAATGCCAATGCCTTTAAAACCCTCAAGTGACCAGAAGCCTGCTGCTG GAAAATAA